A region from the bacterium genome encodes:
- a CDS encoding META domain-containing protein, producing MKKRFVSTAVYGAVYGLATILIALTAYIPSARAAGTGSAVCNGDLNNDGDITPADALIAFKCYFASECAECADINQDGGITPADALCLFRKYLGLTSCLDLRSLFDKQWKLQSFGVTGEEKPLLAGSQITIQFSKDNTCEGTAGCNHYFGTHTPSDEGALSIRGIGCTKMYCLSPQGVMEQEMQYLAALSTVCSFEINQNNLRLLYDNKHKVLNFITSQGSYINIDEFIQLANNSPCADRENKLYVIDGAMVFHSREGNCADWSYSRTLFGKTPDEIVCSLSDSIAGPQKHYYDPNHADIFDTIIDNLSHPTLGLDESHTVEDIPFRDASGSLPVITDPVIPPPPPDRPQAVPGEIIVVFIEDATEEDADNLVKSHSLSWRSNFPAMFSYWVKVLNGSPADCIDELEKEDIVAWAERRGNPSGEEGASYILIQFNTGATVKAAQELIGSFENLEISSLNMPQKWGVVTVPAGTEQHWIETFKKSGMVKNAEMNLIRYP from the coding sequence ATGAAAAAAAGGTTCGTTTCAACAGCAGTTTATGGGGCAGTTTATGGGCTCGCAACCATATTGATAGCGCTCACAGCTTATATTCCTTCTGCCAGGGCAGCAGGAACAGGCTCGGCAGTTTGCAATGGGGACCTCAATAATGATGGAGATATTACACCGGCAGATGCTCTCATTGCCTTTAAATGCTACTTTGCCAGTGAATGTGCTGAATGTGCCGACATAAATCAGGATGGCGGAATTACTCCAGCGGATGCTCTCTGTTTGTTTCGAAAATACCTGGGACTGACTTCCTGCCTGGATTTGCGGAGCTTATTCGATAAGCAATGGAAACTGCAATCCTTCGGAGTAACGGGAGAGGAAAAACCTCTGTTAGCCGGTTCCCAGATTACGATCCAGTTCAGCAAAGACAATACATGCGAGGGGACCGCCGGATGTAACCACTATTTTGGGACGCATACCCCCTCGGACGAGGGTGCCTTATCGATTCGTGGTATCGGCTGCACCAAGATGTACTGTTTGTCTCCTCAGGGGGTCATGGAACAGGAGATGCAGTATCTTGCAGCCCTCTCGACCGTTTGTTCCTTTGAAATCAATCAAAATAACCTCAGGCTGTTGTATGATAATAAGCACAAGGTTCTCAACTTCATAACCAGCCAGGGTTCATATATTAATATTGATGAGTTCATACAACTGGCAAATAATTCTCCCTGCGCTGACAGAGAAAACAAATTGTATGTCATCGACGGAGCGATGGTCTTCCACAGCCGGGAGGGTAACTGTGCTGATTGGAGCTATTCGAGAACGCTTTTTGGAAAAACGCCGGATGAAATAGTATGCAGCCTTTCTGATAGTATTGCCGGTCCTCAAAAGCACTACTATGATCCGAATCATGCAGACATATTTGACACGATCATAGATAACCTATCCCATCCCACGTTAGGGCTGGATGAGAGCCATACAGTCGAGGATATTCCCTTCCGCGACGCCAGCGGTTCTCTACCCGTTATCACGGACCCGGTAATTCCCCCTCCGCCACCTGACAGGCCACAGGCCGTTCCCGGAGAAATAATTGTTGTGTTTATTGAAGATGCGACTGAGGAAGATGCGGATAATTTAGTGAAATCCCATAGTTTAAGCTGGCGATCGAACTTTCCAGCCATGTTCTCTTACTGGGTTAAGGTGTTGAACGGCTCTCCGGCTGACTGCATTGATGAATTGGAAAAAGAAGATATTGTTGCCTGGGCAGAACGCAGGGGAAATCCATCGGGCGAAGAAGGAGCCAGCTATATTTTAATCCAATTTAATACCGGAGCAACGGTAAAAGCCGCTCAGGAATTGATTGGTTCCTTTGAAAATCTCGAAATCAGCTCGCTCAATATGCCCCAGAAATGGGGTGTAGTAACGGTTCCTGCAGGAACTGAACAACACTGGATCGAGACCTTTAAAAAGAGTGGTATGGTCAAGAATGCGGAGATGAATCTCATACGCTATCCTTGA
- a CDS encoding HD domain-containing protein: MNRDQALSLIRVGVKNENLVKHMLATEAIMRTLAEHFGEDNDLWGLAGLVHDLDYDQTLKEPKQHGRLGAGALEAAGADPLICQAVVAHSPHYDQPRKTRLEKALFAADPLSGLIVAAALVHPDKRLASLDTPFILKRFQEKWFAKGASREQIRACQELALSLEEFIGLGLKAMQGISEELGL; encoded by the coding sequence ATGAATAGAGATCAGGCCCTGTCCCTTATCCGGGTGGGGGTAAAAAATGAGAATCTGGTAAAGCACATGCTGGCCACCGAGGCCATTATGCGTACTCTGGCTGAGCATTTTGGCGAGGATAACGACCTTTGGGGACTGGCTGGCCTGGTTCACGATCTTGACTATGACCAGACTCTGAAAGAGCCAAAGCAGCATGGACGTCTTGGTGCCGGGGCGCTGGAGGCAGCCGGGGCGGACCCTCTCATCTGCCAGGCAGTAGTAGCCCACAGCCCGCACTATGACCAGCCGCGAAAGACGCGGCTTGAAAAAGCCCTGTTTGCCGCCGATCCCCTCTCCGGTCTGATCGTGGCCGCAGCCCTGGTCCATCCGGACAAAAGACTGGCCAGTCTGGATACTCCTTTTATCCTCAAGCGGTTTCAGGAAAAATGGTTTGCCAAAGGGGCCAGCCGGGAGCAGATCCGCGCCTGTCAAGAGCTTGCGCTCAGCCTTGAGGAATTCATCGGTCTTGGCCTGAAAGCCATGCAGGGGATTTCGGAGGAGCTGGGGCTTTAG